A DNA window from Engystomops pustulosus chromosome 6, aEngPut4.maternal, whole genome shotgun sequence contains the following coding sequences:
- the EPHA2 gene encoding ephrin type-A receptor 2 → MNEQGSCRLRADTKSWKFTGERAGAAPRTMDPIRAGTLLLLLLSSVRLSLQTTEVMLLDFEKMKGESGWLTNPFGKGWDLLPDWRNGSAIFMYTVCNVQEGEQDNWLRTSWIYRSEAQRIFIELHFTVRDCNSFSGVSGACKETFNLYYMESESDVGINFQKRLFRKIDTIAPDEITLQEDIDSRNLKLNVEVRSVGKLTKKGFYLAFQDIGACVALLSVRIYYKKCPGVVQGLAWFPETVAGADSQSLAKVAGKCVENSVPIGGDDPSMHCNTDGEWLVLIGGCVCEAGYEKVDNKCQACKPGFFKADASNNPCQPCPDHTEPSSEGATSCPCQNGYYRANVDPISSPCTSSPSAPRDLTVVGSGSKVMLHWLPPSNDGGREDLIYVVTCEQCLPDQGECQPCDYSLRYSESPLHLRATSLTVSDLEPHLNYTFTVEARNGVSSTKSGRSYTTLRVSLNQTEPPRVTSVNLEESSKNSLRLSWTVSPRQQNRILRYEVAYNKKNDEKSYTVQRCEGNSVTLSKLSPGTTYTIRVQAQTPEAAGTYSMEYEYETLPEEPEGANQTAIIAGAATGVVIIVMVIIFVILLHRSRRNGRSRQSPEDVYFSKSEQLKPLKTYVDPHTYEDPNKAVLKFTTEISPNVVTRQKVIGAGEFGEVYKGILKKSGKEIPVAIKTLKAGYTEKQRIDFLSEASIMGQFCHHNIIRLEGVVSKYKPMMIITEHMENGALDKFLKDNDGEFNAIQLVGMLRGIAAGMKYLSEMNYVHRDLAARNILVNSQLVCKVSDFGLSRVLEDDPEATYTTSGGKIPIRWTAPEAISYRKFTSASDVWSYGIVMWEVMSYGERPYWEMSNQEVMKAINEGFRLPAPMDCPSAIYQLMMQCWQQERNRRPKFPDIVSILDKLIRAPDSLKTLADFDPRISIRLPSTSGSEGMPFRSIAEWLESIKMQQYTECFMSSQYNTMDKIILMHQDDIKQLGIRLPGHQKRIAFSILGLKEQASQMGIPI, encoded by the exons ATGAATGAGCAGGGGAGCTGCAGACTACGGGCAGACACAAAGTCCTGGAAGTTTACAGGGGAAAGAGCAGGAGCCGCACCGCGGACCATGGACCCCATCAGAGCCGGcaccctgctcctcctgctcctcagcaGTGTGCGCCTGTCCCTGCAGACCACAGAAG TGATGCTACTGGATTTTGAGAAGATGAAGGGCGAGAGTGGCTGGCTCACCAATCCATTTGGAAAAGGG TGGGATCTTCTACCGGACTGGAGAAACGGAAGCGCCATCTTCATGTATACCGTCTGCAATGTGCAGGAAGGGGAACAGGACAACTGGCTCCGGACTAGCTGGATCTATCGCAGCGAGGCCCAGCGCATCTTCATCGAGCTGCACTTTACCGTCCGGGACTGTAACAGCTTCTCTGGTGTTTCTGGAGCTTGTAAAGAGACTTTCAATTTGTACTATATGGAGTCGGAATCCGACGTTGGCATCAACTTCCAGAAGAGACTCTTCCGTAAGATCGATACAATTGCACCTGATGAAATCACCTTGCAAGAAGACATTGATTCACGCAACCTAAAACTGAATGTTGAAGTCCGATCAGTAGGGAAGCTGACCAAGAAAGGGTTCTACCTGGCCTTCCAGGATATCGGCGCCTGTGTGGCACTGCTCTCCGTCCGTATTTACTACAAAAAGTGCCCAGGGGTTGTACAGGGACTGGCGTGGTTCCCAGAGACTGTTGCGGGCGCTGACTCCCAGTCTTTGGCAAAGGTCGCAGGAAAATGTGTGGAAAACTCTGTGCCGATTGGTGGAGATGATCCCAGCATGCATTGCAATACGGATGGGGAGTGGCTGGTGCTCATCGGAGGGTGCGTCTGTGAAGCCGGATACGAGAAAGTGGACAACAAATGTCAAG CATGTAAACCGGGATTCTTCAAAGCTGATGCCTCCAACAATCCCTGCCAACCGTGCCCGGACCACACTGAACCTTCTTCTGAAGGTGCAACTTCTTGCCCTTGTCAGAATGGCTACTATCGAGCTAATGTGGACCCCATCTCTTCTCCATGCACAA GTTCCCCATCTGCTCCCCGTGACCTCACAGTTGTCGGCTCTGGGTCCAAGGTAATGCTGCACtggctgccccccagtaatgatggTGGTCGTGAAGATCTCATCTATGTAGTCACATGTGAACAGTGCTTACCCGACCAAGGCGAATGTCAGCCGTGTGATTACAGCTTACGATACTCTGAAAGTCCACTCCACCTGAGAGCAACCTCCCTGACAGTCAGTGACCTGGAGCCTCACCTCAACTACACTTTTACTGTAGAGGCCCGAAATGGAGTGTCTAGCACCAAATCTGGCCGCAGCTACACAACGCTACGGGTCAGCCTGAACCAGACTG AACCCCCTCGTGTGACTTCTGTGAACTTAgaagagagcagcaagaactcTCTGCGCTTGTCCTGGACTGTCTCTCCTCGCCAGCAAAACCGGATTCTGCGTTACGAAGTGGCGTACAACAAAAAG aatgatGAGAAAAGTTACACTGTCCAGCGATGTGAGGGGAACTCAGTAACACTCTCCAAACTTTCCCCGGGCACAACATACACGATCCGCGTCCAGGCCCAAACCCCCGAAGCTGCAGGGACTTACAGCATGGAGTATGAGTATGAAACCCTCCCTGAAG AGCCAGAAGGTGCGAACCAGACGGCCATTATCGCAGGAGCCGCCACCGGCGTCGTTATCATCGTCATGGTCATCATATTTGTGATTCTTCTGCATCGCAG CAGAAGAAATGGTCGCAGTCGCCAATCTCCTGAAGACGTCTATTTCTCCAAATCTG AACAACTAAAACCTCTCAAGACCTATGTAGACCCTCACACATATGAAGACCCCAACAAAGCTGTGCTTAAGTTCACCACCGAGATCTCTCCTAATGTCGTCACCCGGCAAAAAGTCATTGGAGCAG ggGAATTTGGAGAGGTTTATAAAGGAATTCTCAAGAAGTCTGGAAAGGAGATTCCTGTGGCTATAAAAACCCTGAAAGCAGGTTATACAGAGAAGCAGCGCATAGATTTCCTGAGCGAAGCCAGCATCATGGGGCAGTTCTGTCACCACAATATCATCCGCCTCGAAGGAGTTGTGtccaaat ATAAACCCATGATGATCATCACCGAGCACATGGAAAACGGAGCACTGGACAAGTTTCTTAAG GATAATGATGGGGAGTTTAACGCCATCCAGTTGGTGGGCATGCTGCGGGGAATCGCTGCTGGCATGAAATACCTTTCAGAGATGAACTATGTCCATCGGGACCTGGCGGCTCGAAACATCCTAGTGAACAGCCAACTGGTTTGCAAGGTCTCTGACTTTGGCCTGTCACGAGTCTTGGAAGATGATCCCGAGGCCACCTATACAACCAGC GGTGGCAAGATCCCAATCCGCTGGACGGCTCCTGAAGCCATCTCCTACAGGAAGTTTACATCCGCCAGTGATGTTTGGAGCTACGGTATCGTCATGTGGGAAGTGATGTCTTACGGTGAAAGGCCATACTGGGAGATGTCCAACCAGGAG GTCATGAAGGCTATAAATGAAGGATTTCGTCTTCCAGCCCCTATGGACTGTCCATCTGCTATTTATCAGCTGATGATGCAATGCTGGCAGCAAGAACGAAACCGTCGGCCCAAGTTCCCAGATATAGTCAGCATTCTGGACAAGCTTATCCGAGCCCCCGACTCCCTGAAGACATTAGCTGACTTTGACCCAAG GATCTCCATCCGTCTGCCCAGCACCAGTGGCTCTGAGGGCATGCCCTTCCGAAGCATCGCCGAGTGGTTAGAGTCCATCAAGATGCAGCAATACACCGAATGTTTTATGTCCTCACAGTACAACACCATGGACAAAATCATCCTGATGCACCAAGA TGATATCAAACAGCTGGGTATCCGCCTCCCG